The following is a genomic window from Blattabacterium cuenoti.
AGGCAATTACATCTCCTATTTTATTCGTTAATGTAATAATAATATTATTAAAAGTAGATTTAATATGTGCAATTCCTAATGCATCTACTATTACAGATTTGTTTTTTATTTTTTTTATAGAAGATTTAGATTTATTTAACATATTATTGTATTGACTTACTTAATAGACCGTTTTTTATTAGCTATAGTTTTTTTCTTACCTTTTCTTGTTCTACAATTATTTTTAGTTTTTTGTCCTCTTAATGGTAATTTTTTTCTATGTCTAATTCCTCTATAACATCCTATATCCATTAATCGTTTAATACTTAATTTAATTTCTGATTTTAATTCTCCCTCTATTTTTAAATTATTAGATATATATTTTCTAATATTGATAACGTCTTTATCTGACCAATTTTTAACTTTTATATTTTTATCAATGCCTATTGAATTTAAAATTTGTTCAGATAAACTTTTATTAATTCCATATACATAAGTTAGGCCTATTACTCCTCGTTTAGTTTTTGGAATATCTATACCTGATATTCTAACCATAATAGCAATTTATTATTATATAATTCACTTTAATAAATTAACCTTGTTTTTGTTTAAATCTTGGATTTTTTTTATTAATAATCCTTAATCTACCTTTTCTCATAATAATTTTACAATCACTAGTTCTTTTTTTTAATGATGTTTTAACTTTCATATATCATATATTAATATCAATATCTATATGTAATTCTACCCCTTTGTAAATCATAAGATGACATTTCTAATCTAACTTTATCACCAGGTAATATTCTAATATAATGCATTCTCATTTTTCCTGAAATATGCGCTTTTACAATACAACCATTTTCCAATTCAACACGAAACATCGCATTTGGTGATGATTCTATTATTGTTCCATCTACTTCTATATGTTTCTGTTTTGCCATAATCAATAACAAATATAAAAAATAAGTTTTATGTTTTCAAGTTTTCAAATTATAATTATTAAATTAGTTTTTTAAATTATATCTATTACTTTTTAATATCATTAAATTATCATAATAATAATTTAATAAATATATATCAACTTGTTGAAGTAAATCTAAAATTACTCCTACTACAATTAATAATGATGTTCCACCATAAAATAAAGAAAAATTTTGAGTAATTCCTAATCTGCATACTATAGCTGGTAAAATAGCAATAATAGCTAATAATATAGCACCAGGTAATGTTATTCTAGATAAAATTATATCTAAATAATTTGCTGTTTCTTTTCCAGGCATAATTTTTGGTATATAGCCCCCATTTCTTTTTAAATCATATGAGATTTGATTAACTGGAATTGTAATAGCAGTATAAAAAAATGTAAAAATAATGATTAAACAAATAAAACAGAAATTATACCAAAAACCATAAATATTTTGAAAAATATAAAATATATTTTTTATTTTATTATTATGAACATAATTATAAAAAAATAATGGAAATAACATAATAGATTGAGAAAATATAATAGGCATTACTCCTGCAGCTGTCATTTTTAATGGTAAATATTGATGTTTTTTTTGAATTAATTTAAAGTTTTTATAAAAATTCATTGATCTATAATGAGATACATATTGAATAGGAATTTTTCTAACTGCTTGAATTAAAATAATAGTAAATAAAATTACTAATATAAAAAATATACATTCAATATTAAAAATTAATAATCCAATAATTTTATTATGATATTTTAATTTCATAATTAATTCTTTTGTTATAGCACTTGGAAAACGTACTATAATTCCTGACATAATAATTAAAGAAATTCCATTTCCTATTCCATTTTCTGTTATTTTATCTCCAATCCACATTGTAAATAATGTTCCACAAGTCAACATTATTATTCCAAGAATCCAAAATAAAATTTGATCATGTAATACATTCATATTTAATAAATATGAAGAATAAAAAGAAGATATAGGAAGAAATTGTTTAGTTAAAGAAATTAAATAAAATGGAGCTTGTATTAAACAAACTCCTAATGTTAACCATCTAGTTAAAATATTAATTTGTTTTTTTCCACTTTCTCCATCTTTTTGTATTCTATTTAAATTAGGTATAATAATACACATTAATTGTACTATAATTGAAGCAGATATATATGGCATAACTCCTAATGCAAATATTGAGGCTCTATTAAATGCACCACCTGTAAAAGAAGATAAAATTTGCATTAAACCTTTAGATCCAGAATGTAAATGATTTAAAAAATTATTTATTGCCAAAGGATTTATTCCAGGGAGTGGAATATATGCACCAAAACGATAAATTAACAATAAATTAATTGTATTAAATATTTTATTTCTTAAATCTTTATTATTCCAAATATTACATATAGAAATAAATAAATGATTCATAAATATATTATATTACTTATATAATAATTTTCCACCTGCATTTTTTATATATAATATTGATTTTTTACTAAATTTAGATGCTTCAATTGTAATTAATGATTTAAAATGGCCTTTACCTGCTAAAATTTTTATTAATTTACAATTTCTTTTTAGTAAATTATATTTTATTAATACTTCTTTATTCACTAAATTATCAACTATAATTTTTTTATCTATTAAATTTTGAATAGTATCTAAATTAATACAACAATATTTTTTTTTATTTCTATTTTTAAATCCAAACTTTGGAAGTCTTCGTTGTATTGGATTTTGACCTCCTTCAAATCCTAATTTCTTAGAATATCCAGAACGAGATTTTGCTCCTTTATGTCCTCTTCCACAAGTTCCTCCTTTTCCACTACCTTGTCCTCTTCCTAATCTCATTTTTTTTTTACTAGATTTTTTATTTGGTTTCAAAAAATTTAAATACATTTTTTATATATAATTATATTATTATACCATTATAAACTTCTTCAATAGAAATTCCTCTTTGTTTAGAAATAATATTAACATCTCTTATTAAATCTAATGCTTTAATTGTAGCTTTTATTACATTATGTGGATTTGATGATCCTTTAGATTTAGATAATACATTTTTTAATCCTACAGCTTCTAAGACTGCTCTTAATGATCCACCCGCTATTATTCCTGTACCTTCTGATGCTGGTTTTATTAAAATTCTTGCTCCTCCATATTTAGCTTCTTGTGCATGAGGAATAGTTCCATTTGAAATACAAATTTGATGTAAATTTCTTTTAGCTTGTTCTCCAGCTTTATGAATAGCATCAGTAGCTTCTTTAGATTTTCCAAAACCATATCCTACTAATCCATTTTCATTACCCTTAATTACAATAGCACTAAAACTAAAATATCTTCTACCTTTTGTAACTTTACAAACTCTCGTAACTCCTACTAATTTTTCTTTTAATTCAAAATTAGAATATTTTTTTTTTTCTATTAATGAACTCATTTTTTTAAAAATTTAATCCCATTTTTCTAATTCCATTTGCTAATGATTTTACTCTTCCATGATACATATATTTACCTTTATCAAAAACTACTTTTTTTAATTTCAATTTTTGAGCTTTTATTCCTAATAATTTTCCAACTTCATATGATATTTCTATTTTAGTTTTATGTTTAATTTGATCATTTTTTTTTAAAACTTCAACAGAAGAAGAAGATGTTAAAGTAGTTTTAAGATTATCATCAATTATTTGTACATATATATGTTTATTACTTCTAAAGACAGAAATTCTTAAATTTTTATTTATATTATATTTTTTCATTTGTTTAAAATATTATTATTTAAGCAGATTTACCAGTTTTTTTTCTAATATATTCATTTAAATATCTAATTCCTTTTCCTTTATATGGTTCAGGTTTTCTTAATAAACGTATTTGTGAAGCAATTTGTCCTACAAGTTGTTTATTAATAGAATCTAAAATTAGAATAGTATTTTTATCT
Proteins encoded in this region:
- the rpsM gene encoding 30S ribosomal protein S13, which encodes MVRISGIDIPKTKRGVIGLTYVYGINKSLSEQILNSIGIDKNIKVKNWSDKDVINIRKYISNNLKIEGELKSEIKLSIKRLMDIGCYRGIRHRKKLPLRGQKTKNNCRTRKGKKKTIANKKRSIK
- the rplO gene encoding 50S ribosomal protein L15, with protein sequence MYLNFLKPNKKSSKKKMRLGRGQGSGKGGTCGRGHKGAKSRSGYSKKLGFEGGQNPIQRRLPKFGFKNRNKKKYCCINLDTIQNLIDKKIIVDNLVNKEVLIKYNLLKRNCKLIKILAGKGHFKSLITIEASKFSKKSILYIKNAGGKLLYK
- the rplR gene encoding 50S ribosomal protein L18 — encoded protein: MKKYNINKNLRISVFRSNKHIYVQIIDDNLKTTLTSSSSVEVLKKNDQIKHKTKIEISYEVGKLLGIKAQKLKLKKVVFDKGKYMYHGRVKSLANGIRKMGLNF
- the infA gene encoding translation initiation factor IF-1, with translation MAKQKHIEVDGTIIESSPNAMFRVELENGCIVKAHISGKMRMHYIRILPGDKVRLEMSSYDLQRGRITYRY
- the rpsE gene encoding 30S ribosomal protein S5; translated protein: MSSLIEKKKYSNFELKEKLVGVTRVCKVTKGRRYFSFSAIVIKGNENGLVGYGFGKSKEATDAIHKAGEQAKRNLHQICISNGTIPHAQEAKYGGARILIKPASEGTGIIAGGSLRAVLEAVGLKNVLSKSKGSSNPHNVIKATIKALDLIRDVNIISKQRGISIEEVYNGIII
- the secY gene encoding preprotein translocase subunit SecY — translated: MNHLFISICNIWNNKDLRNKIFNTINLLLIYRFGAYIPLPGINPLAINNFLNHLHSGSKGLMQILSSFTGGAFNRASIFALGVMPYISASIIVQLMCIIIPNLNRIQKDGESGKKQINILTRWLTLGVCLIQAPFYLISLTKQFLPISSFYSSYLLNMNVLHDQILFWILGIIMLTCGTLFTMWIGDKITENGIGNGISLIIMSGIIVRFPSAITKELIMKLKYHNKIIGLLIFNIECIFFILVILFTIILIQAVRKIPIQYVSHYRSMNFYKNFKLIQKKHQYLPLKMTAAGVMPIIFSQSIMLFPLFFYNYVHNNKIKNIFYIFQNIYGFWYNFCFICLIIIFTFFYTAITIPVNQISYDLKRNGGYIPKIMPGKETANYLDIILSRITLPGAILLAIIAILPAIVCRLGITQNFSLFYGGTSLLIVVGVILDLLQQVDIYLLNYYYDNLMILKSNRYNLKN
- the rpmJ gene encoding 50S ribosomal protein L36 — translated: MKVKTSLKKRTSDCKIIMRKGRLRIINKKNPRFKQKQG